In the Alligator mississippiensis isolate rAllMis1 chromosome 7, rAllMis1, whole genome shotgun sequence genome, one interval contains:
- the GHSR gene encoding growth hormone secretagogue receptor type 1 has protein sequence MRNASGGRAGAMPDGADPWAEYPFSAPVLTGITVTCVLLFVVGIGGNVLTMLVVSRCRAMRTTTNLYLSSMAFSDLLIFLCMPLDLLRLWQARPWTLGDLLCKLFQFVSESCTYSTILNITALSVERYLAICFPLRAKVVITKGKVKLVILGLWAVSFASAGPIFVLVGVEHDNGTSPASTDECRATEYAIQSGLLTVMVWTSSVFFFLPVFCLTVLYSLIGRKLWRRKRKNMGPSASVRDKNNRQTVKMLAVVVFAFILCWLPFHVDRYLFSKSFEAGSLELAVISQYCNLVSFVLFYLSAAINPILYNIMSKKYRAAACQLFGLKPLPKKRLSATKQESSRAWTESSVIT, from the exons ATGCGGAACGCgagcggcgggcgggcgggggccaTGCCGGACGGGGCGGACCCGTGGGCCGAGTACCCCTTCTCGGCGCCGGTGCTGACCGGCATCACGGTGACCTGCGTGCTGCTCTTCGTGGTGGGCATCGGCGGCAACGTGCTGACCATGCTGGTGGTGTCGCGCTGCCGGGCCATGCGCACCACCACCAACCTCTACCTGTCCAGCATGGCCTTCTCCGACCTGCTCATCTTCCTGTGCATGCCCCTCGACCTGCTGCGCCTCTGGCAGGCGCGGCCCTGGACCCTGGGCGACCTGCTGTGCAAGCTCTTCCAGTTCGTGAGCGAGAGCTGCACCTACTCCACCATCCTCAACATCACGGCGCTCAGCGTGGAGCGCTACCTGGCCATCTGCTTCCCGCTGCGCGCCAAGGTGGTCATCACCAAGGGCAAGGTCAAGCTGGTCATCCTCGGCCTCTGGGCCGTGTCCTTCGCCAGCGCCGGGCCCATCTTCGTCCTGGTGGGGGTCGAGCACGACAACGGCACCAGCCCGGCCAGCACGGACGAGTGCCGCGCCACCGAGTACGCCATCCAGTCCGGCCTGCTCACCGTCATGGTGTGGACGTCCAGCGTCTTCTTCTTCCTGCCCGTCTTCTGCCTGACCGTGCTCTACAGCCTCATCGGGAGGAAGctgtggaggaggaagaggaagaacatGGGGCCCAGCGCCTCGGTCAGGGACAAGAACAACAGGCAGACTGTCAAAATGTTAG CGGTGGTGGTGTTTGCTTTCATACTCTGCTGGTTGCCTTTTCATGTGGACCGATATTTGTTTTCCAAATCTTTTGAGGCTGGATCCTTGGAGCTGGCTGTAATTAGCCAGTATTGCAACTTGGTGTCCTTTGTCCTCTTCTACCTTAGTGCTGCCATCAACCCTATTCTGTACAATATTATGTCTAAGAAGTATCGAGCTGCTGCTTGCCAACTGTTTGGACTCAAACCACTCCCAAAGAAAAGACTCTCTGCTACAAAACAAGAAAGCTCTCGTGCCTGGACAGAATCTAGCGTTATTACCTGA